A genomic segment from Streptomyces sp. NBC_01233 encodes:
- a CDS encoding 3'-5' exonuclease produces the protein MTAAASPPEGGRLADDPLFQDTDFVVLDFEGTTPRGAPPEPIEVAALGLKHERGRGPVRTGFSFTSFIRPPAHAPITPLGIAQTGITMRDVAEAPPAATVLHALDEALPELPLLLVAHHAPTEGSILYNYREACPRLAQTRIVDTLLLAKHVVPGLDSYSLDALLAHFAIPQPAHRHRAMDDVTVTAVLLRTLLTEAAVGQKITSVAHLVRVASRPPRATQPTQLELS, from the coding sequence GTGACGGCAGCGGCTTCCCCGCCGGAGGGTGGGCGTCTCGCGGACGACCCGCTGTTCCAGGACACCGACTTCGTGGTGCTCGACTTCGAGGGCACCACCCCGAGAGGTGCCCCACCCGAGCCGATCGAAGTCGCCGCGCTGGGCCTCAAGCACGAGCGCGGCCGGGGCCCGGTGCGTACCGGCTTCTCGTTCACCTCGTTCATCCGCCCTCCGGCACATGCGCCGATCACACCCTTGGGCATCGCGCAGACCGGCATCACCATGCGAGACGTCGCCGAGGCGCCGCCCGCAGCCACGGTGCTTCATGCCCTGGACGAGGCGCTGCCCGAGCTGCCCCTGCTTCTGGTCGCGCATCATGCACCGACGGAAGGGTCCATCCTCTACAACTATCGCGAGGCGTGCCCGCGGCTGGCCCAGACGCGGATCGTCGACACCCTGCTGCTCGCCAAGCACGTCGTGCCGGGCCTTGACTCCTACTCCCTCGACGCGCTGCTGGCCCACTTCGCGATCCCGCAGCCGGCCCACCGGCACCGGGCGATGGATGACGTCACCGTGACCGCGGTGCTCCTGCGCACGCTGCTGACCGAGGCCGCGGTCGGCCAAAAGATCACCAGCGTCGCGCACCTCGTACGTGTCGCGAGCCGGCCCCCGAGAGCAACTCAGCCCACCCAGCTCGAACTGTCCTGA